The genomic segment TCCCAGCACAAAGCAGAGGGCAGGAGGGAAAGCAGATGCGCTCGGTGCCCTGAGGTTAGTCAGATGTTATCAGCAGAGGAGTGGGGTGGGGTGCGCGTACACCTTGCTCTCCAAGCTGACTTCATCCTCAGCTGCAACTCCTCCAGATCTgggaggggagagcaggaaaGCAAGCTGCAAATCTCTCCTGTTTCATAAGATTACCTTTGCAAGGAGACAAAGCCAAATGCCAGCCTTTGCAGATCTCCTTACGCCAAGCAGAGCAACAGCCGCTATTTTACGTGGACCACAGCTGTTGGCACCCGCTGTTTCCCCCGGCTCTTGCCCTTTTACTGCCGGTTCCAGTCCTTGCCCCATGGCTGAGACCAAAAGCATCTCTTTCCCCAAGAAAATGGCAGGGACAGTCAGGGAAGTGGGCAGGGATGGAGAGCCCTGGGAATTGCGCAGCAGCACCGGAGGATTCCCCAGCCCCAGGACTGCGAAACAGCCCATCAGCGTGCTGAGCGTGATGGAGGAGCTCTCCTTTCTCCAGCCAAGCCAGCTTGGCTGCTGGTTGGGATTCCTCAAGCAGAGCTTGGCATCATCTCTGGCAGCTATTGAGCTGGTTTGTCTGGTGCGGCTGGTTTGGAGAACTGCTCTAATCCCCATTTCTTCCCACCCAGCTGGAAGAGGCCTTGGGGCTCTCCATGCAGGAGGCCAGCACCACCCGCTTGAACTAGGTGCTAGTGAAGTCAAGGCTCTTCCCCACACCCAGCCCACTAGTATGCAAGACCTCATGTCAGGCTGTACATCTTTTGATGTCCTCTTGGCACAGCCGAGAGCGCCAGGCAGTGCCCTTTTCAACGCGGCGCTCAGACATCCGCTTACATGCTCCTGACAGCGCTGGGCTGGCCGGGACCGCCTTGCCATGCCGAGCCTCGCCAGCACCTCGGCACCCGGCCAGCTGGCAGCCGGCGAGCCGGCCTCCTCCGAGACACGCTACCGAGCGGAGCGGGAGAAAGCCGATCGCTGCCGAAGGGCTCGGGGCTGGAGGAAGCACGCCCCTCCACAGCACATAGGTTTTTTGCACCAAGGGCTTGCGATGAGCCCAGCTCCTGCATGGAGAGGGGCACAGCCAAGTGATTTCGGCAGCAGCTAGGGTGTGATAGCACCACACAAGAGACTCATGACAAGAACCAGTCCCCAGAGTCGCATCATGCAAAAGAAAAGGGCTTTCCATGATCCATCCCCTGCTGCCTTCGCAGCTACTACAGCCGTGCAATCACCCCAAGCAGTGGCTTCTTGGTGGCCACAGAAATCAGACAGGATCTCATTGCCCAGGCAAGGAGCTGAAAGGAAGGTGCCCTTCACATGGCTGCAGAAGGTGGCTCATGGCACCCTCTGCTCACAGCCAGCACGCTCTGCTTACAGCCAACCTTCCTCCCCCATATGCAAGATGCAAAACCTCCCTTGCCTCTCCCAAACCTCCTGTTCTCCCCAGCTAGCTTAGCACCTGGCTCCTGGCATAGATGCCAGCCGGCTGCTGCCCAAATCCAGGCTTGGAGACACCAGGCACCGCTCagctgggtttgtgtttgttaTCCTGCACATTTgcatggggaggatttgggggaaaACCCAGATGTACAACACTGGGCAGAACAGGAGCTAATCCCCGCTCCAGGGGCAGTGGCGGGAGCACCAGCTCCAAACTGATCCCAGCTCATTTCTGATGGCTTTAGCCTGCACAGACAGGAGAGGCTCTGGGGGCACCACCCTGCCCCAGAGTTTGGGGTGAGCAGTGCTGCAGGGAGGATGCTGCAGCCAAGGGTCCCCATCACCGCTTGGCCCAGGCAGGTCTGCTCGGTGGCAGCGGATGGGTTGTCATGGAAACGGCATCTGCTTGGCCTCGGCCCCCCGGGAGGCAGCCGGACCTCAGCAGTAGCCGCTGGctaccatttatttttaatagggtTCAGCGTCGCTGAGTGGCTTTGTCTCCACGAgggccccagagcagcagcgagTGCTTGGCTCCCGCAACCCTTGATCACAGCGGGGAcaacccacacatctcctggttcgggtccctgcagctccagcaagCAGGACCCTCTCACAGGGAGAGTAAACATGGTCAGATGAACAAGTTTGAGTTCCGTCCATACTGTTTCCCCAGGCTGATTTCATTGTCCCAGCACCTTTTGACTTGATAGTAGTTGGGAAGGGAGGAACAGGGCAGGTCTGGGCTGGTGAGGACAAGGCCTGGAGAGCAGAGTCCATCACACAGGCCCCGGGACGGCATCGCTGCTGGGCTTGACTGACAAATGCAGCTACCAAAGGAGATGGAGCATCTCCCCCAGAGAACgcagggagctggggacaggCTCCTGCTGAGGGGCTCGGTGGAGTCTGGGAGCACCCCAAGGTTGGTGTGTACaaggcaggagagcagcacagTGCTCCACACTTCCCCCTACTCgcagctgctggaggagcagcagagggaaTTGATacaagtgctgagcagaggggtcAGCTCTGAGGCAGGTCCCCAATGAGTTGGCATGAAGTGCAGCCCCCAGTGCTCTGGGGAACCAGGTGCCACACAAGGCCAGTGCCAGAGCAGTGTCAGCAGGTTCCAAGCTCAGAGACATCAGCAGCATCCTACCCTAACACACACCACGGAGCTGGGCCAGCCGGCTGTGCCTCCGCATGCTGGCACTGCCACCAGAGGTACCATCAGGCCACCCTTGCTCCCCAGAGCGGCAGAATGGGACAGCCTGGTAGCCCCATCCAAGCTCCCTGGTCCATGGCGGTGGAACACATGTCCCCCTCACAGGATAGTATGTGTGTCTGGGATGCAATGGGGACCAAGTGGCACCGTAGCAGGGCTCATCCCAAATCCACCCCACCAACAGACTGGGGGAACCAGCCTCACATGGAGAGTGTGCAGAAACCCCAAGCCTGTGCTCACCTCCCCAGATAAGCCCCGACTGCAGTGTGCCAGCAGCTCAGCATCCTCAGCTGCCCTTTGGGAACGCTGGCAAAGCGGCGAGCAGGGAGCACGGCTGGCTCCAGCTGATGGGAGACATGACGCCACCCCTTATCTCTccgggggaagggagggggcaaATTGCATCCTCCAGGCTCAGGTGCACCAGTGCGGGTAAAAGCTAATTTCTATGCAGAAGGTTCCCTTTACATTTGTCATTACTAGTCATGCCACCATCAGGCTAAACACAGAAAGTTAACCCTTTAGAAGAGGGACCACAGTGGATGGTTTGAGGAGGAGGAATAATGCAGGTTTCCTCCTGGAAGAGTGCTTCCCATGGTGGTTGAGCCCTGGAGATGTTTCAGAGGGGGCTGGGGCAGGTTTTCTCCTGCCCAATCACActcagctctgagctggggcAAGGACAGGGTCAGGCACGATGGGGACATGCCACCAAGAGACCCTCCAAGTGCTTCTGCTAGCAGGGCCTGACCATCAACAGGCACATTACCCCACCTGCATGCTTTGCTACAAGCAATGGTCCTCACACAGCTCTGAGCTCCATGAGGACCCTGAACATGTCTCAGGGCCAGCCCTTGCCTCCCCAGGCCCTGCTGCACCAGCTGACGCTCTCTCCTCCCCTGTACAGTTCTCCAAGGAGAAATACATCCTCGACTCATCACCAGAGAAGCTTCACAAGGAGCTGGAAGAGGAGCTGAAGCTGAGCAGCACCGACCTGCGCAGCCACGCGTGGTACCATGGCCGCATTCCCCGGGAGGTGAGGAGGGGAATGAGGGTGCCTCAGGCAACCTGAGGCCACGTGGAACTGCCAGCCTGTCCTCCTGGGAAACCTCTGGGCAATGGCTTCCTTAGCCCTGAGCTGGCTGTTTTTTCCATGGGAAATGCCCTCAGAGCCAGGGGAGCAAGCCAATGTCCCAATGGAATGTCCATCCATCCTCCCCAGTGTGGTCCTGAGAGCATGACCATGCCTGAGCCgctgccctgtcccctgccaggtGTCAGAGAGCCTCGTGCAGCGGAACGGCGACTTCCTCATCCGTGACTCGCTCACCAGCGTGGGCGACTACGTGCTGACGTGCCGCTGGCGCAACGAGCCCCTCCACTTCAAGATCAACAAGGCGACGGTCAAGTCCAGCGAGGGCCATACCCGCGTCCAGTACCTCTTCGAGCAGGAGAGCTTTGACAACGTGCCTGCCCTCGTCCGCTTCTACGTGGGCAACCGCAAGGCCATCTCTGAGCAGAGCGGAGCCATTGTCTACTGCCCCATCAACCGCACCTTCCCCCTGCGCTACCTGGAAGCCAGCTACGGGCTGGCCAACGGCAAGCATGGGGGACCCCACAGTCCCACAACCCAGAAAGGGGGGCACATCAAGAGGAGGAGCATCACCATGACGGATGGCCTGACGGCAGACAAGATCACCAGGGCTGAGGGATGCCCGACCAGGTGGGTATGCAGTCCCATCCTGGCTCAGCAGCGCAGAGAGCCAGCCCCTGGGAAAGAGGGAGCACCAGACTTGATCCTTGTTCCCTGGGTGCAGGGCAGGGGTTTGGgatcagggagggaagagagagattGGCAAAAGCGTGGGGGAAGGAACTGGTACCCAGCTGGAACTGGGGTTTTCTCCCAGGCCGGCTGCCAAGCACACTGAGCTCCCGCAGCAGATGCCTGGTGAGCAGACACAACTTTAGCATCACAGGCCAGAAGCCAGAGAGAGTTTTACAATCACCCATTCCAGGATTATCAGCGTGTCAGGGTTTGTCAGAGCCAGGTAGCTGAGCCTTCCCAGGCAAATGTGAGACAAGAGCCAGTCCCAGCTACCACAAGGTTATTTATTGGTTGATTTTTGAAGGGGCTTTTTAATTTTAGAGCCCTTTCTGTTCAGCTGGAGTATTTGCAAGGAGTTACCAAGCAGAGCTGAAAGCCTGATGGGCAGGAGGAGACCAATagagctgtgctgctgggggTCTGCACAGCCTCCAGATCACAACCAATCTGCTCACATTAACCTTGGAGCAGGTGGGCTTCTCCAGAGGTGGAGAAGGAGATTTCCCTTGCACAGCCTGCTGTCAGCTGCCCAGAGCCCGGCAGGGAAGGCAGAGCCACACACACATCCTTACCCACAGCAGCCAAGGGGGAACCCATCTGCTCCCACCTCCCCAGCAGGACACAGCCTATTGTTGGACCAAGCTGCTTTCTCACCAACCCGCCATCCTCTGCCCAAGGGCAGGGTGAAAATACACCAGTGGAAAACAGGCAACCAACTGTTAtggcagggaaaaggaaaacactCAGAGTTCCAGGAGAACATATGTGTTTCCAGAAGAAGAGCCCAGATCCATCAGTCTTTCCTCACCGCTCGCATTTTCCCCAAACCCCTTATCACCGCCACTGTGCTCCCGTCCTCCTCCCGCTGCAGAGGCACTCAAGACCAAACATACCACAGCGGCCCAGTCCTCACCTATGGCAGGAAGGCCAGTGAATTGCCCACTGtgcccccagcccaccccagACACAGCATCTCTTGCAACACTACAGTCCCAGGACTTGTGCATTGAGCCACAACTGCTGCTCCCCGACCCAAGACCTCCCAGCTGGCTGGGCAGCTCCGTGAGCACATCCACGACCCAGGCACCTGTTAGGCCCCGAGTCCAGCTTACAGGCACCTTCCATCTCACCCAAGCTTTGAGTTACAGCAACAATGAATCTAGCCATTCCAACACAGCTCTCAGATGAAAATAGAGTAACACAGCCAGCACCAGCTACCACCTTGCAGCACAACCCTAGAAAACTACCGCCCCACATAACTTTTTTTGCCAGACccacttccccacagcaccctggAGCCATCCCACCCCTCAGCCCAAAACAGTACCTTGATATCAGGgcatccctctgctccccaggactgAGCTCCCCACAGGCATGGCTCTCCCTGCTTTGTACAGGTACCGacccctcctgctcccagctgcctgcagagacCACCCCCTCATTGCTCCCACTGAGCTCGTTAGTGGTTCAGCTCATTAGGGCTGATTGTGGAAGGTGGTGATGACACACAGGGAGGTGACAGGGCAGCTcaccccagcccctctgcctgcaccctgtgtgcAGGGACTAACCTGTCCTGTCTGCCCCCTCCCCAGCGTGTCCCTGCCCCACCACAGGGACATCATTCGCAACTGTGCTGTCAGCGTGGACCAGATCCAAGACCTGCACTCCCCGATGTCCCCCATCTCTGAGAACCCAGCGTCACCTGCCTACAGCACAGGTAAGCATCACCTCTCCATCCCATGGGGACACAAGTCGGGCTGGGCTTGGCAGGGCTGTCACGCGATGCCCTGGGGAGGGGAACGGAGCTCACTGTACAGACAAGCCCTGCATCACTCCCTGCTAGCAAAATCCTGTCTGGCTTTTTGCATGGCAAAGAAAACTGTCCTGACAGAGGGTGTGAGCTGAGGCTGGGGCTTCAGCCAATCCTCAGCCACATCAtcttggttttaaactaaaaccacgtggttttaaactaaaggaggggagattcaggctggacatgaggaggaaatttttgacactgagggtggtgagagcctggcccaggttgcccagagaggtggtggatgaaccatccctggagacatcccaggccaggctggacggggctctgagcaacctgagctggtgaagatgtccctgctcatggcaggggtggcactgggggagctgggaaggtccctttaacccaaaccattctatgattctatgatccattGTCCTTATGCATGTGCGTATGTCCGGGCTCTGATAACAGGgtctctcctgctccctgcagtTACTCGGCTAAAGCCACACGCCTGCCAAGCTGGGATTGCCCCGGCCTCTCCAGTCATAAGAAGGTCCAGTGAGCCCCAACTGTGCCCAGGGAACAACAGCAAACCCCTGCCAGACCCTGCCCACAGCACCCACTCGACTCCCTGCCACGGGTACGCCCGtgcctccccctctccctccgtGAACAGCTACAGCGACCCGGACACGGGGCATTACTGCCAGCTCCACCCCACCTCGCCCATCGGCAGAGACCGGCCAGCTCATGACACCAAGGTGCTGCCAACAAAGAGCTACGTGGAGAGGCTAAAGGTGGAGGAAGGACAGAGAGGGACTGTGGAAAACAGCTCTGGGGAAGCAGAGGCAGGGCAGAGGCTGAAAGGAGAGCTGGACTTCATGGGCTTTGTGCCCCCCACCATGGAGACAACCTCCTCCTTCAACCCTGCGGCCTTCCAGTCCCTGCTCATCCCCCTGGAGAACAAACCCCTGGAGATGGCCGTGCTCAAGAAGGTCAAAGAGCTGCTAGCAGAGGTGGATGTGAAGACGCTGGCCAAACACATCACCAAAGTGGACTGCCTGGTACGgccagggctgggcaggagggacGGGCACCACTGCCATGATCGCTCTGGGTTGGCAGGGATCAGAGCACCCTCGAGCATCGGGGCACCCCCAAGCATTGCAGCAtccctgctgggctctgccacaCTGAATcagccagggcaggcaggggctgggctggggcaaaAGGTTGCCCAATGATGCTTCAGCCTCTCCTCAATTAACACAGCTCTCCCCTTTCTTGCCAGGTCGCCCGGATATTGGGTGTGACGGCGGAGATACAGCGGCTCATGGGGGTGAGCTCTGGCATGGAGCTGCTCACTCTGCCCCACGGCCACCAGCTCCGCCTGGACCTGCTGGAACGGTACAACACAGCACAGTCCGGctgccctggggtgtccccagcttgGCACAGGGGGGTCCCAAGCCCtgggagcatccccagcccccccacacactgaccccactCTGTTTTGCCCCACGGCAGGTTTCACACCATGTCCATCATGATCGCCGTGGACATCCTGGGCTGCACGGGCAGCACAGAGGAGCGGGCggccctgctccacaaaaccatcCAGCTGGCTGCCGAGCTGAAGAGCACCATGGGGAATATGTTCAGTTTTGCAGCCGTGATGAACGCCCTGGAAATGACACAGGTATGGGGTCGCTCCTTTCATCCTCATGGCCTGGGCTCAGCCCCCTCACCCAAAACATGTCCCTCTCCCGGTGTCCTGCAGGCTCTGACACCTATTGGGGTGGGAGAAGAGGGAAAACACTCAGGGTAGGAGGTCTGGGGCCACATCTGCTGGTGTCTaagcagggaaggggaagagccATCCCCTCCATGGAGTAAACAGCCCAGTCCTGCTGGGATCCAATTGTTTTTCGGTggttgggctttttgttttgtgctgGGCTGTGTTCCTGGGAGGAAATGAATCTGCCCTCTGGTACAATACAAATCAGTCTCAAGGCTGTGGCAGCAGCGTCTCTGGGCCACACTGCTCCCTTTGGAAGATGAAAGGAGattaaaatgcaattttaaatcGAGCCCAGCTGGGAAGTCTTGCTTCCTGCCTGCACAAAGGAGGTGGaatggctgccccctccctgcgtCTCATCTTCAAGGCCGCTGCGACGCAGGGAAGCTGCTGTCCTGGGGCACGGGGAGGGGACAGAAATCCTGAGCCCAGCCTCAGTGCCAGGGATGTGCCGCCTGTGGCCGTGAGGAGGCTGTTTtggggagcagcaggcactgctgtgtgcagggctgggggtcaCAGTGCTGGGGCCAGGCTGTGCCCCCCTGTGAGCCCAGAGCTCAGTGCCCAGGGGCTGCACTGCCCCAGCACCCTCCATCTACCCCCTTTACTTCCAGATCACCCGGCTGGAGCAGACCTGGATGGTGCTGCGGCAGCGGCACACGGAGGGTGCGATCCTCTACGAGAAGAAGCTCAAGCCGTTCCTGAAGAACCTGAACGAAGGGAAAGGTAACGGGAACAACTCCCTTCATCTCGCCTGCCTGGTCCTTCCTGCTTTGTCCAGGCACGGCCTCGCAGGAGGGGCATGCGCTTGAGAGCTCAGAGAGTCCCAGTGCGAGACGCTTCCCCTCGGGCTGCTGAACTGCCCCAGCACCCGGCAAGGTCTGTTTGGCCTCAGCTGCCCCTTCCTTCCAAAGGAAGCATTTCATAACTAAATAAAACCAGCAGCTGGGCACAAACATGACTCTGCTGAGCCAAACTTTCATACTCGCATGGTGGTGCGTGCCAAGCCAAGGGGACCGGGCGGACAGGCGGGGAAGATGAAAAGCCACATCtctccaacatccactgctcCAGACTCTGCAAACCTGCTCCCCACCGGACCCTGGGAAATACAGACACAGCCCGAGAGGGAACAACAGTGTTCCCCTCCTGGCACAATCAGGGAGCCCAGCTGGGAGTAGCTGGTGTTGAACGAGGCAGTGGCCCCAGGCACAGCGatcacagagctgcagccgctgCTGTGCTACAGCTGAGCCTCAAAGCCTCTCCAGGGAGCGCAGTGGCAGCCAGGTTTCACAGGGCAGTGCGGCCACACCAGTGCCCCATGGGGCCAGCGCAGATGGGGAGGGTGACGCAGGGACATGGGGCTGCATGGGGTCCTCAGGCTGCGTCTCTCTGCAGAAGGACCGCCGCTGACCAACACCACCTTTCCCCACATCATACCCCTCGTGACTCTCCTGGAGCGGGACGAGGCTCTGACGGACAGCCCTGAGCCCTGGGAGACCACCGACAGTGGCGTGGAGGTGGTCATGGCCCACCTGGAGGCAGCACGGATGGTGGCACACCACGGTGGGCTCTACCACACCAACGCCGAGGTGAAGCTGCAGGGTAAGCgatggggacagcagagccccTTTCCCTCCACCACATTCCCAGTGTGCAGCTGGGccagctccagcacagcaccagctggAGCATCCCATGAAACAGggtccctgtcccatccctgtgGGACTGACTCTCCCTCCCTGCAGGTTTCCAGGGCAGAGCGGAGCTGCTGGAGGTCTTCAGCACCGAGTTCCAGCTGCGGCTGctctggggcagccgtggggctgaGAGCAGCCAGGCCGAACGCTACGAGAAGTTCGACAAGGTCCTCACCGCTCTGTCCCACAAGCTGGAGCCAGCGGTGCGCTTCAGTGAGCTGTAACCCCCCCGGGCGCTGGGActccccccagctcccagcctgccCCCAAGGCAGCTGTGGGGCAAGGGCTGGGGCCAAGCACCCAGCATCAGGAGGAGGAGAGATGGCCCAGAAGGGTGCTGAGCAATTACAGGACAAAGAGGAGGAGAACCAGCCACCTCCCATGTACCGCCCACCTCCCTGTGATTCAAGGCACCGCTGCCtcgagggacagggacagtgtcTGAGCAGGCCAGTGGTGGCATCCACCATCCAGCCCCACGGGGGTCCATGACTGCACAGTGCCCCTCACCTCACCCTTCGGTTTCAATTCCATCTCCATCTTGCCCACAATTGCTGG from the Patagioenas fasciata isolate bPatFas1 chromosome 20, bPatFas1.hap1, whole genome shotgun sequence genome contains:
- the SH2D3C gene encoding SH2 domain-containing protein 3C isoform X4; protein product: MTAVGRRFPTLGQGSHHDGLESGSEYVKFSKEKYILDSSPEKLHKELEEELKLSSTDLRSHAWYHGRIPREVSESLVQRNGDFLIRDSLTSVGDYVLTCRWRNEPLHFKINKATVKSSEGHTRVQYLFEQESFDNVPALVRFYVGNRKAISEQSGAIVYCPINRTFPLRYLEASYGLANGKHGGPHSPTTQKGGHIKRRSITMTDGLTADKITRAEGCPTSVSLPHHRDIIRNCAVSVDQIQDLHSPMSPISENPASPAYSTVTRLKPHACQAGIAPASPVIRRSSEPQLCPGNNSKPLPDPAHSTHSTPCHGYARASPSPSVNSYSDPDTGHYCQLHPTSPIGRDRPAHDTKVLPTKSYVERLKVEEGQRGTVENSSGEAEAGQRLKGELDFMGFVPPTMETTSSFNPAAFQSLLIPLENKPLEMAVLKKVKELLAEVDVKTLAKHITKVDCLVARILGVTAEIQRLMGVSSGMELLTLPHGHQLRLDLLERFHTMSIMIAVDILGCTGSTEERAALLHKTIQLAAELKSTMGNMFSFAAVMNALEMTQITRLEQTWMVLRQRHTEGAILYEKKLKPFLKNLNEGKEGPPLTNTTFPHIIPLVTLLERDEALTDSPEPWETTDSGVEVVMAHLEAARMVAHHGGLYHTNAEVKLQGFQGRAELLEVFSTEFQLRLLWGSRGAESSQAERYEKFDKVLTALSHKLEPAVRFSEL
- the SH2D3C gene encoding SH2 domain-containing protein 3C isoform X3; translation: MTERCSLWSALSAAACCFYRGSFMQVQFSKEKYILDSSPEKLHKELEEELKLSSTDLRSHAWYHGRIPREVSESLVQRNGDFLIRDSLTSVGDYVLTCRWRNEPLHFKINKATVKSSEGHTRVQYLFEQESFDNVPALVRFYVGNRKAISEQSGAIVYCPINRTFPLRYLEASYGLANGKHGGPHSPTTQKGGHIKRRSITMTDGLTADKITRAEGCPTSVSLPHHRDIIRNCAVSVDQIQDLHSPMSPISENPASPAYSTVTRLKPHACQAGIAPASPVIRRSSEPQLCPGNNSKPLPDPAHSTHSTPCHGYARASPSPSVNSYSDPDTGHYCQLHPTSPIGRDRPAHDTKVLPTKSYVERLKVEEGQRGTVENSSGEAEAGQRLKGELDFMGFVPPTMETTSSFNPAAFQSLLIPLENKPLEMAVLKKVKELLAEVDVKTLAKHITKVDCLVARILGVTAEIQRLMGVSSGMELLTLPHGHQLRLDLLERFHTMSIMIAVDILGCTGSTEERAALLHKTIQLAAELKSTMGNMFSFAAVMNALEMTQITRLEQTWMVLRQRHTEGAILYEKKLKPFLKNLNEGKEGPPLTNTTFPHIIPLVTLLERDEALTDSPEPWETTDSGVEVVMAHLEAARMVAHHGGLYHTNAEVKLQGFQGRAELLEVFSTEFQLRLLWGSRGAESSQAERYEKFDKVLTALSHKLEPAVRFSEL
- the SH2D3C gene encoding SH2 domain-containing protein 3C isoform X2, with the protein product MAEGQKRGGFKKFKFFKFKGFGSLSSIPRAFTLRRVSVAPSSLRSLGSGLPPPHSFLEEPFDGTQDDLNTMPKSPGPYARSSDMYSHMGTMPRLNLSKAEKSLGKAKTTQTCREKDTASDKTPQTALLPDPESPETFGSPKPGIDPPAVAGKTEQEGEEAQPVDTPGAVTATMDQQPVGNVSCPGTGAPSSSLAPNPSQMLSPNTAVGSETTDGDLPEKEQEHPGKSSSDSHHDGLESGSEYVKFSKEKYILDSSPEKLHKELEEELKLSSTDLRSHAWYHGRIPREVSESLVQRNGDFLIRDSLTSVGDYVLTCRWRNEPLHFKINKATVKSSEGHTRVQYLFEQESFDNVPALVRFYVGNRKAISEQSGAIVYCPINRTFPLRYLEASYGLANGKHGGPHSPTTQKGGHIKRRSITMTDGLTADKITRAEGCPTRDIIRNCAVSVDQIQDLHSPMSPISENPASPAYSTVTRLKPHACQAGIAPASPVIRRSSEPQLCPGNNSKPLPDPAHSTHSTPCHGYARASPSPSVNSYSDPDTGHYCQLHPTSPIGRDRPAHDTKVLPTKSYVERLKVEEGQRGTVENSSGEAEAGQRLKGELDFMGFVPPTMETTSSFNPAAFQSLLIPLENKPLEMAVLKKVKELLAEVDVKTLAKHITKVDCLVARILGVTAEIQRLMGVSSGMELLTLPHGHQLRLDLLERFHTMSIMIAVDILGCTGSTEERAALLHKTIQLAAELKSTMGNMFSFAAVMNALEMTQITRLEQTWMVLRQRHTEGAILYEKKLKPFLKNLNEGKEGPPLTNTTFPHIIPLVTLLERDEALTDSPEPWETTDSGVEVVMAHLEAARMVAHHGGLYHTNAEVKLQGFQGRAELLEVFSTEFQLRLLWGSRGAESSQAERYEKFDKVLTALSHKLEPAVRFSEL
- the SH2D3C gene encoding SH2 domain-containing protein 3C isoform X1 translates to MAEGQKRGGFKKFKFFKFKGFGSLSSIPRAFTLRRVSVAPSSLRSLGSGLPPPHSFLEEPFDGTQDDLNTMPKSPGPYARSSDMYSHMGTMPRLNLSKAEKSLGKAKTTQTCREKDTASDKTPQTALLPDPESPETFGSPKPGIDPPAVAGKTEQEGEEAQPVDTPGAVTATMDQQPVGNVSCPGTGAPSSSLAPNPSQMLSPNTAVGSETTDGDLPEKEQEHPGKSSSDSHHDGLESGSEYVKFSKEKYILDSSPEKLHKELEEELKLSSTDLRSHAWYHGRIPREVSESLVQRNGDFLIRDSLTSVGDYVLTCRWRNEPLHFKINKATVKSSEGHTRVQYLFEQESFDNVPALVRFYVGNRKAISEQSGAIVYCPINRTFPLRYLEASYGLANGKHGGPHSPTTQKGGHIKRRSITMTDGLTADKITRAEGCPTSVSLPHHRDIIRNCAVSVDQIQDLHSPMSPISENPASPAYSTVTRLKPHACQAGIAPASPVIRRSSEPQLCPGNNSKPLPDPAHSTHSTPCHGYARASPSPSVNSYSDPDTGHYCQLHPTSPIGRDRPAHDTKVLPTKSYVERLKVEEGQRGTVENSSGEAEAGQRLKGELDFMGFVPPTMETTSSFNPAAFQSLLIPLENKPLEMAVLKKVKELLAEVDVKTLAKHITKVDCLVARILGVTAEIQRLMGVSSGMELLTLPHGHQLRLDLLERFHTMSIMIAVDILGCTGSTEERAALLHKTIQLAAELKSTMGNMFSFAAVMNALEMTQITRLEQTWMVLRQRHTEGAILYEKKLKPFLKNLNEGKEGPPLTNTTFPHIIPLVTLLERDEALTDSPEPWETTDSGVEVVMAHLEAARMVAHHGGLYHTNAEVKLQGFQGRAELLEVFSTEFQLRLLWGSRGAESSQAERYEKFDKVLTALSHKLEPAVRFSEL